A genomic stretch from Caulobacter sp. FWC2 includes:
- the rsfS gene encoding ribosome silencing factor, producing MRSDPALSAHEGLAGAESSTESQGLNLPLDLKALERLILERLDDDKAQDIVHIDLADKSSVADSLIVASGRSHRHVGALADHLLRALKENGYGRAKVEGLPHCDWVLIDAGDVVVHLFRPEVRTFYNIEKIWAVDAPHRTAAN from the coding sequence CTGCGTAGCGACCCCGCGCTTAGTGCGCACGAAGGCCTGGCCGGCGCCGAGTCCTCGACTGAATCCCAGGGCCTGAATCTGCCCCTCGACCTCAAGGCGCTGGAGCGCCTGATCCTGGAACGTCTGGATGACGACAAGGCCCAGGACATCGTCCACATCGACTTGGCGGACAAGAGCTCGGTCGCCGACAGCCTGATCGTGGCGTCGGGCCGCTCGCACCGTCACGTCGGCGCGCTGGCCGACCACCTGCTGCGGGCGCTGAAGGAAAACGGCTACGGCAGGGCGAAGGTCGAAGGCCTGCCGCACTGCGACTGGGTGCTGATCGACGCCGGCGACGTCGTGGTCCACCTGTTCCGCCCCGAAGTGCGCACCTTCTACAACATCGAGAAGATCTGGGCGGTCGACGCCCCGCACCGCACCGCGGCGAACTGA
- a CDS encoding nicotinate-nucleotide adenylyltransferase, protein MWFAGPARLVPEAGRPNAQRLGFHLEPGMRVGLFGGSFNPAHEGHAHVAETAMRRLELDRVIWLVSPQNPLKSSHETRPVAERMANARRWARGSGMIVSDAETRLGSQYTIDTLRVLRARYPGVKFVWVMGADSLATFHRWRGWTQIMREVPVAVISRPWIALKARTSPAARRFAFARWPASAAAKLPDAKSPAWVYLTGPLNFASSTAMRARQKG, encoded by the coding sequence ATGTGGTTCGCGGGACCGGCCAGACTCGTCCCTGAGGCCGGCCGGCCCAACGCTCAGCGTCTTGGCTTCCACCTGGAGCCGGGCATGCGCGTCGGCCTGTTCGGCGGCAGCTTCAACCCGGCGCACGAGGGCCATGCCCACGTGGCCGAGACGGCCATGCGCCGCCTGGAGCTGGACCGCGTCATCTGGCTGGTGTCGCCGCAGAATCCGCTGAAGTCCTCCCACGAGACCCGCCCCGTCGCCGAACGGATGGCCAATGCCCGCCGCTGGGCGCGCGGCTCGGGCATGATCGTCTCCGACGCCGAGACGCGCCTTGGCTCGCAGTACACGATCGACACCCTGAGAGTGCTGCGGGCGCGCTATCCTGGGGTGAAGTTCGTCTGGGTGATGGGCGCCGACAGCTTGGCCACCTTCCATCGCTGGCGCGGCTGGACCCAGATCATGCGCGAGGTTCCGGTCGCCGTGATCTCCCGCCCGTGGATCGCGCTGAAGGCCCGCACCTCGCCGGCCGCCCGCCGCTTCGCCTTCGCCCGCTGGCCCGCAAGCGCCGCCGCCAAGCTGCCGGACGCCAAGTCGCCGGCCTGGGTGTACCTGACCGGACCGCTGAACTTCGCCTCGTCGACGGCCATGCGGGCGAGGCAAAAGGGCTGA